In Trichoderma atroviride chromosome 2, complete sequence, one DNA window encodes the following:
- a CDS encoding uncharacterized protein (SECRETED:SignalP(1-18)~TransMembrane:10 (n3-14c18/19o91-111i123-139o145-162i174-199o211-233i245-264o270-289i296-314o320-339i351-373o)~CAZy:GT22): protein MELIDLLLFIVPLLHLLAAPYTKVEESFNLQATHDILVYGTPTHDIHQRLSSTYDHFSFPGAVPRTFVGPVLLAGVGQPLVALAGFEHAQVIVRAVLGGFNAVCLVVFGAAVREAFGRGAARWWVVLSVTQFHVVFYLSRTLPNMFAFGLTTLASAFLLPKKTASLQRTRRRQAIALLVFATAIFRSELAILLAATGLLALARSYLSLRELITFFLASFIAALGLSIPIDSYFWQKPLWPELAGFYYNAVLGSSSDWGVSPWHYYFTSALPRLLLNPLCFPLIGLALYQPGTSRRVQDLVIPSIVFIAVYSIQPHKETRFIFYTVPSLTAAAAVGANFISSRQSKSLLYKLATAILFLSILAAFAASTVMLLLSSLNYPGGDALSQLYTITSNTTSSLPPPSRLFVHADVLTCMTGLTLFGQNPHGLPPTSSSSSSPILLFDKTESSEELYRQDFWSQFDYVLMEDPSLVLGTWDTIGQIHSYDGIEILRPGQIAKAAETLHEEGIKDGILGQGATIATARDFVRKLTGGWWVGPRMSPRIHIMKQVREGDAT from the exons ATGGAACTCATAG acctcctcctcttcatcgtgcCTCTGCTGCACCTCCTGGCCGCCCCCTACACCAAAGTCGAGGAGTCCTTCAACCTCCAGGCCACGCACGACATCCTCGTCTACGGCACGCCCACGCACGACATCCACCAGCGGCTGTCCTCCACGTACGACCACTTCAGCTTCCCCGGCGCCGTGCCGCGGACGTTTGTCGGGCCGGTGCTCCTGGCGGGCGTGGGCCAGCCGCTGGTTGCGCTGGCGGGGTTCGAGCACGCGCAGGTCATTGTGAGGGCGGTGCTGGGCGGGTTCAATGCCGTGTGCTTGGTGGTGTTTGGGGCGGCTGTGAGGGAGGCGTTTGGGAGGGGGGCAGCGAGGTGGTGGGTGGTGTTGAGTGTGACGCAGTTCCATGTGGTGTTTTATCTGAGCAGGACGTTGCCGAACATGTTTGCTTTTGGGTTGA CAACTCTGGCATCTGCATTCCTCCTCCCCAAAAAAACCGCCTCACTCCAACGAactcgccgtcgccaagcGATTGCTcttctcgtcttcgccaCGGCCATCTTCCGCTCCGAACTGGCCATCCTCCTCGCCGCAACGGGCCTCCTCGCTCTCGCCAGGTCCTACCTCAGTCTACGCGAGCTCATCACCTTCTTTCTCGCCTCCTTCATCGCCGCGCTCGGCCTCTCCATCCCCATTGACTCGTACTTTTGGCAGAAGCCCCTGTGGCCAGAGCTTGCGGGCTTTTACTACAATGCCGTGCTGGGCTCTTCTTCCGATTGGGGCGTGTCCCCGTGGCATTACTACTTCACTTCTGCGCTGCCGCGGCTCTTGCTTAATCCGTTGTGCTTTCCTCTCATTGGGCTAGCACTCTACCAACCTGGAACCTCTCGCCGAGTTCAGGATCTGGTCATCCCGTCTATTGTCTTTATTGCCGTCTACTCCATCCAGCCTCACAAAGAAACGCGCTTCATCTTCTACACCGTCCCTTCACtcaccgctgccgccgctgtaGGCGCCAACTTCATCTCTTCACGCCAATCAAAATCGCTCCTCTATAAGCTCGCCACCGCGATTCTattcctctccatcctcgcaGCGTTCGCCGCAAGTACCGTCATGCTCCTCCTCTCATCCCTCAACTACCCTGGCGGCGATGCGCTCTCCCAGCTCTACACCATAACTTCAAACACCACCTcgtctcttcctcctccttctcgccTATTCGTTCACGCAGACGTCTTGACTTGCATGACCGGCCTCACCCTCTTTGGCCAAAACCCTCATGGCCTCCCTCCcacatcctcttcctcttcctctccaatCCTGCTGTTCGACAAGACAGAATCAAGCGAAGAATTATATCGTCAGGACTTCTGGTCCCAGTTCGACTACGTCCTAATGGAAGATCCATCCCTCGTCCTTGGAACATGGGATACCATCGGTCAAATCCACAGCTACGACGGCATCGAAATACTCCGGCCCGGTCAAATtgccaaagcagcagaaacacTGCATGAAGAAGGAATCAAAGACGGTATTCTCGGACAGGGCGCGACAATTGCCACCGCTAGGGATTTCGTAAGGAAGTTGACTGGGGGCTGGTGGGTTGGGCCACGCATGTCTCCTCGAATCCACATTATGAAACAAGTCCGTGAAGGTGATGCTACATAA
- a CDS encoding uncharacterized protein (TransMembrane:6 (n4-15c20/21o30-55i67-85o118-143i155-170o176-195i207-229o)~CAZy:GT22) — MFAFGLTTLASAFLLPKKTASLQRTRRRQAIALLVFATAIFRSELAILLAATGLLALARSYLSLRELITFFLASFIAALGLSIPIDSYFWQKPLWPELAGFYYNAVLGSSSDWGVSPWHYYFTSALPRLLLNPLCFPLIGLALYQPGTSRRVQDLVIPSIVFIAVYSIQPHKETRFIFYTVPSLTAAAAVGANFISSRQSKSLLYKLATAILFLSILAAFAASTVMLLLSSLNYPGGDALSQLYTITSNTTSSLPPPSRLFVHADVLTCMTGLTLFGQNPHGLPPTSSSSSSPILLFDKTESSEELYRQDFWSQFDYVLMEDPSLVLGTWDTIGQIHSYDGIEILRPGQIAKAAETLHEEGIKDGILGQGATIATARDFVRKLTGGWWVGPRMSPRIHIMKQVREGDAT; from the exons ATGTTTGCTTTTGGGTTGA CAACTCTGGCATCTGCATTCCTCCTCCCCAAAAAAACCGCCTCACTCCAACGAactcgccgtcgccaagcGATTGCTcttctcgtcttcgccaCGGCCATCTTCCGCTCCGAACTGGCCATCCTCCTCGCCGCAACGGGCCTCCTCGCTCTCGCCAGGTCCTACCTCAGTCTACGCGAGCTCATCACCTTCTTTCTCGCCTCCTTCATCGCCGCGCTCGGCCTCTCCATCCCCATTGACTCGTACTTTTGGCAGAAGCCCCTGTGGCCAGAGCTTGCGGGCTTTTACTACAATGCCGTGCTGGGCTCTTCTTCCGATTGGGGCGTGTCCCCGTGGCATTACTACTTCACTTCTGCGCTGCCGCGGCTCTTGCTTAATCCGTTGTGCTTTCCTCTCATTGGGCTAGCACTCTACCAACCTGGAACCTCTCGCCGAGTTCAGGATCTGGTCATCCCGTCTATTGTCTTTATTGCCGTCTACTCCATCCAGCCTCACAAAGAAACGCGCTTCATCTTCTACACCGTCCCTTCACtcaccgctgccgccgctgtaGGCGCCAACTTCATCTCTTCACGCCAATCAAAATCGCTCCTCTATAAGCTCGCCACCGCGATTCTattcctctccatcctcgcaGCGTTCGCCGCAAGTACCGTCATGCTCCTCCTCTCATCCCTCAACTACCCTGGCGGCGATGCGCTCTCCCAGCTCTACACCATAACTTCAAACACCACCTcgtctcttcctcctccttctcgccTATTCGTTCACGCAGACGTCTTGACTTGCATGACCGGCCTCACCCTCTTTGGCCAAAACCCTCATGGCCTCCCTCCcacatcctcttcctcttcctctccaatCCTGCTGTTCGACAAGACAGAATCAAGCGAAGAATTATATCGTCAGGACTTCTGGTCCCAGTTCGACTACGTCCTAATGGAAGATCCATCCCTCGTCCTTGGAACATGGGATACCATCGGTCAAATCCACAGCTACGACGGCATCGAAATACTCCGGCCCGGTCAAATtgccaaagcagcagaaacacTGCATGAAGAAGGAATCAAAGACGGTATTCTCGGACAGGGCGCGACAATTGCCACCGCTAGGGATTTCGTAAGGAAGTTGACTGGGGGCTGGTGGGTTGGGCCACGCATGTCTCCTCGAATCCACATTATGAAACAAGTCCGTGAAGGTGATGCTACATAA
- a CDS encoding uncharacterized protein (MEROPS:MER0014642): MAGFFNKIKSASTPSTAQATKDVVPKKKDEIVPELTPLEKMLQNAGPLREDGTDKFFGFENFGNTCYCNSIVQALFYSDLFRESVINYPSLSPSGTPNGSRPKVNVTIRPPMPAPPPQQQKKGISNKEAMKQRQAINNGQPVPGQPVVKPEDKPDTPEYKKKHAMLKGPILELAQENAVGYGMDECTFTGLKDIFLAVLQSSTRTGVLSPQRFLEIFKRDNEMFRNSMHQDAHEFYGLVLNDVIANVEANARRLQEQLDIKGNSELAHSVQTALGSALMNNMTGYRTPGTGWVHDIFEGVLTSETKCLTCETASQRDETFLDLSIDLEQHSSVTSCLRKFSAEEMLCERNKFHCDHCGGLQEAEKRMKVKRLPKVLTLHLKRFKYTEDYSRLQKLFHRVVYPYHLRMFNTTDDAEDPDRMYELYAVVVHIGGNAYHGHYVSIIKTKDRGWVLFDDEMVEPVDKHFVRNFFGDKPGMATAYVLFYQETTFEKVREEQEREGMEEVKLATQAANIAQDESSDKPDPAPPEAASNNTCCNAGA, translated from the exons ATGGCCGGATTTTTTAACAAGATCAAGAGCGCCAGCACG CCGTCGACCGCGCAAGCCACCAAAGATGTGGTacccaagaagaaagatgagatTGTACCAGAGTTGACTCCGCtcgagaagatgctgcagaatgCAGGCCCCTTACGAGAAGATGGAACTGACAAGTTTTTTGGTTTCGAAAAC TTTGGAAATACCTG TTATTGCAACTCCATAGTACAGGCGTTATTCTATTCCGATCTGTTTCGAGAAAGCGTAATCAACTATCCGTCGCTATCACCATCTGGAACACCCAATGGCAGCCGACCAAAGGTTAACGTCACTATTCGTCCACCAATGCCGGCGCCCCCGCCTcaacagcagaagaagggcatCAGTAATAAGGAAGCAATGAAACAAAGACAGGCCATCAACAACGGTCAGCCTGTACCAGGGCAGCCTGTTGTCAAGCCCGAGGACAAGCCGGATACTCCCGAatacaaaaagaagcacGCCATGCTCAAGGGCCCTATCCTCGAGCTAGCGCAAGAAAATGCCGTGGGGTACGGCATGGATGAATGCACCTTTACAGGTCTCAAAGATATCTTCCTGGCCGTCCTCCAGAGCAGCACTCGAACAGGAGTCCTGAGTCCTCAGCGTTTCCTTGAGATATTCAAGCGCGATAACGAAATGTTCCGGAACTCGATGCATCAGGATGCCCACGAATTCTACGGCCTTGTATTAAACGACGTCATCGCTAATGTCGAGGCAAATGCGAGAAGGCTCCaggagcagctggatatcAAAGGCAATAGCGAACTTGCGCATTCGGTACAAACTGCCCTGGGATCCGCGCTGATGAATAATATGACTGGCTACCGCACACCCGGGACGGGTTGGGTCCACGACATCTTTGAGGGTGTACTAACCTCAGAGACTAAGTGCTTGACCTGTGAGACGGCATCACAGAGAGACGAGACTTTCCTCGATCTGTCCATCGATCTCGAGCAACACTCATCGGTCACATCTTGTCTACGAAAATTCTCGGCCGAAGAGATGCTTTGTGAGCGGAACAAATTCCACTGTGACCACTGCGGCGGCCTGCAAGAGGCTGAAAAGCGAATGAAGGTCAAGCGCTTGCCCAAAGTACTCACTCTACACCTCAAGCGATTCAAGTACACCGAGGATTATAGCCGTCTTCAGAAACTATTCCACCGCGTTGTCTACCCCTATCATCTGCGTATGTTCAACACCACGGATGACGCAGAGGACCCTGATAGGATGTATGAACTCTATGCTGTCGTCGTTCACATCGGTGGCAACGCGTACCACGGCCACTACGTCTCCATTATTAAGACCAAGGATCGCGGCTGGGTCCTATTCGATGATGAGATGGTTGAGCCTGTTGATAAGCATTTTGTGCGCAATTTCTTTGGCGACAAACCCGGCATGGCAACTGCCTACGTTCTCTTTTACCAAGAAACTACCTTTGAGAAAGTCAgggaagagcaagagagagagggaatgGAAGAGGTCAAGTTGGCGACGCAGGCTGCCAATATAGCACAAGACGAAAGCTCGGACAAGCCAGATCCTGCCCCCCCTGAAGCGGCAAGTAACAACACCTGTTGTAATGCCGGAGCATGA
- a CDS encoding uncharacterized protein (EggNog:ENOG41) — MATTLTQQPAQTGPATTTAQPFSTTWSSRYRGATVEDLDPPAALSLNPSDAINIAMLSAFEREYTHLTIVDSETRALLGYISIPHLQSLLEAGRVQPNDPVSAAMTRFQRKGRKYQVITLQTPLEELEAFFRGNVSGGPWKEEFAVVTDENRRFVLGVATVQDLEEFVKRRPA, encoded by the exons ATGGCCACCACATTAACACAACAGCCTGCTCAGACCGGCCCGGCGACGACAACGGCGCAGCCATTTTCCACAACCTGGTCTTCAAGATATCGAGGC GCCACCGTCGAAGATCTCGACCCCCCCGCCGCCCTCTCCCTCAACCCCTCCGACGCAATCAACATCGCAATGCTCTCCGCCTTTGAGCGCGAATACACACACCTCACCATTGTCGACTCCGAAACCCGCGCCCTGCTCGGCTACATCTCCATCCCCCACCTGCAGTCCCTCTTGGAAGCCGGCCGCGTCCAGCCCAACGACCCCGTCTCCGCCGCCATGACGAGGTTCCAGCGCAAAGGTCGCAAGTACCAGGTCATCACGCTGCAGACCCCGCTGgaggagctcgaggcctTCTTTCGGGGAAACGTGTCGGGGGGCCCGTGGAAGGAGGAGTTTGCGGTTGTCACGGATGAGAATCGGAGGTTTGTGCTGGGTGTGGCGACGGTGCAGGATTTGGAAGAGTTTGTTAAGAGACGGCCGGCTTAA
- a CDS encoding uncharacterized protein (EggNog:ENOG41) → MAAPSSKTAKNLTGKWTMNKTLSDSSEPVLALQGIGYLIRKGIGLATITIQVEQYEGPPSPPNTAADVVSHIDITQSASGLSSTQEDRCFDDFEREHSDWLFGNVKGRSRWAKLDEVTDEFLKKGWEIEGDGLFITNSAKNEEKGWTAEQVWGFQLVNGERRYCRNVVVTKGSERAQIRLVYDFNDDE, encoded by the exons ATGGCCGCTCCATCAAGCAAGACCGCCAAGAACCTCACTGGCAAATGGACCATG AACAAGACCCTTTCTGACTCCTCGGAGCCGGTGCTTGCCCTCCAGGGCATTGGCTACCTGATCCGCAAGGGAATCGGCTtggccaccatcaccatccagGTAGAGCAGTACGAGGGCCCTCCCAGCCCGCCCAACACGGCCGCCGACGTCGTTTCCCACATCGACATTACGCAGTCTGCCTCGGGCCTGTCCAGCACGCAGGAGGACCGCTGCTTTGACGACTTTGAGCGCGAGCACTCCGACTGGCTGTTTGGCAACGTCAAGGGCCGCAGCCGCTGGGCGAAGCTGGACGAGGTCACGGATGAGTTCCTCAAGAAGGGCTGGGAGATTGAGGGCGACGGTCTGTTTATCACAAACTCTGCCAAGAATGAGGAGAAGGGCTGGACTGCCGAGCAGGTCTGGggcttccagctcgtcaaCGGCGAGCGTAGGTACTGCCGAAATGTTGTCGTGACTAAGGGAAGTGAGCGGGCTCAGATCCGACTTGTTTACGACttcaatgatgatgagtAA